A single genomic interval of halophilic archaeon DL31 harbors:
- a CDS encoding Glutamyl-tRNA reductase (KEGG: hbo:Hbor_07260 glutamyl-tRNA reductase~manually curated~TIGRFAM: Tetrapyrrole biosynthesis, glutamyl-tRNA reductase~PFAM: Tetrapyrrole biosynthesis, glutamyl-tRNA reductase, N-terminal; Quinate/shikimate 5-dehydrogenase/glutamyl-tRNA reductase; Tetrapyrrole biosynthesis, glutamyl-tRNA reductase, C-terminal~HAMAP: Tetrapyrrole biosynthesis, glutamyl-tRNA reductase), which yields MTRGVITGVSVSHTLATVEEIESAAPAEPETATAALAARTGVSEAVVLVTCNRAEAYVVTDTASAGDEALADFATEVQEGAVTRFGHEEAIRHLMRVACGLESLVLGEDQIIGQVKESLERGQEQGTIGPVLEEAMLKAVHVGERARTETAINEGTVSMGSAAVELAAREAELTGETALVLGAGEMGTLVARALEGAGVDHLFVANRTLMNAEHVAQDVTVDAEAIALADVPAAIDEASVVVTATGAPETVLEASVFEGTEAICVDIARPRDIDPATNELPGLVVHDIDDLEAVTEQAHASRRAEARRVEAMIDTEFNRLLTSFKRARADDAISGMYEGAERMKSRELDRALTKLEAQGELNEDQRETVEAMADSLVSQLLAPPTKSLREAAVEDDWDTIRTAMALFDPTTDMADTGTPDTAEGEAGGDSV from the coding sequence GTGACCCGAGGAGTCATCACCGGCGTGAGCGTCTCACACACGCTCGCGACCGTCGAGGAGATCGAGTCCGCGGCGCCAGCGGAGCCGGAGACGGCGACCGCGGCGCTGGCCGCCCGAACGGGCGTCAGCGAAGCCGTCGTGCTCGTGACCTGCAATCGCGCGGAGGCGTACGTCGTCACCGACACCGCCTCCGCGGGTGACGAGGCACTCGCCGATTTCGCCACAGAGGTCCAGGAGGGCGCCGTCACACGCTTCGGCCACGAGGAGGCTATCCGCCACCTGATGCGGGTCGCCTGCGGTCTCGAATCACTCGTTCTGGGCGAAGACCAGATCATCGGCCAGGTCAAAGAGAGCCTCGAACGGGGCCAAGAACAGGGAACTATCGGCCCCGTGCTCGAGGAAGCCATGCTCAAAGCCGTCCACGTCGGCGAGCGAGCCCGAACCGAGACGGCCATCAACGAGGGAACGGTCTCGATGGGCTCGGCCGCCGTCGAACTCGCCGCCCGGGAGGCCGAACTCACGGGCGAGACTGCACTCGTGCTCGGTGCTGGTGAGATGGGAACGCTCGTTGCCCGCGCACTCGAAGGCGCGGGTGTCGACCACCTGTTCGTGGCCAATCGGACGCTCATGAACGCCGAGCACGTCGCACAGGACGTGACCGTCGACGCCGAAGCCATCGCACTCGCGGACGTCCCCGCCGCAATCGACGAAGCGTCCGTCGTGGTCACCGCGACGGGCGCACCGGAGACGGTGCTCGAGGCGTCGGTGTTCGAGGGAACGGAAGCCATCTGTGTCGACATTGCTCGCCCTCGGGACATCGACCCGGCGACAAACGAACTCCCGGGCCTCGTCGTTCACGATATCGACGACCTGGAAGCCGTCACCGAGCAGGCCCACGCCAGCCGCCGTGCGGAGGCCCGACGGGTCGAGGCGATGATCGACACTGAGTTCAACCGGCTGCTCACCTCGTTCAAGCGCGCCCGCGCTGACGACGCCATCAGCGGCATGTACGAGGGCGCAGAGCGGATGAAATCCCGAGAGCTCGACCGCGCGCTCACCAAGCTCGAGGCTCAAGGAGAGCTAAACGAGGACCAGCGCGAGACCGTCGAGGCGATGGCGGATTCGCTGGTCTCCCAGTTGCTCGCCCCACCGACCAAGAGCCTCCGGGAGGCGGCCGTCGAGGACGACTGGGACACCATTCGGACCGCGATGGCGCTGTTCGACCCGACCACCGACATGGCCGACACCGGTACCCCCGATACTGCGGAGGGTGAGGCCGGCGGCGACAGCGTCTGA
- a CDS encoding pterin-4-alpha-carbinolamine dehydratase (KEGG: hvo:HVO_2309 pterin-4-alpha-carbinolamine dehydratase~HAMAP: pterin-4-alpha-carbinolamine dehydratase~PFAM: Transcriptional coactivator/pterin dehydratase), translating into MATVLDNDEVDRRVPDDWERDRDEIVRTYEFDDYLDAAAFLGELAEIAEEESHHPEMMLRWGEVEVRFTTHDAGGITKKDIRLAELCDDEY; encoded by the coding sequence ATGGCAACTGTACTAGACAACGACGAAGTGGACCGCCGCGTGCCCGATGACTGGGAGCGAGACCGCGACGAGATCGTCCGAACCTACGAGTTCGACGACTATCTCGACGCTGCGGCCTTCCTCGGCGAACTGGCCGAGATTGCCGAGGAGGAGTCCCACCACCCGGAGATGATGCTGCGCTGGGGTGAGGTGGAGGTCCGCTTCACCACCCACGACGCCGGCGGCATCACCAAGAAAGATATCCGGCTGGCGGAACTCTGTGACGACGAATACTGA
- a CDS encoding FxsA cytoplasmic membrane protein (PFAM: FxsA cytoplasmic membrane protein~KEGG: hvo:HVO_2351 FxsA-like protein) gives MRLRYVIPALLLIPLVDALLLVVVADYLGWQATVLLVVLTGLVGMLLVRAEGRHTLKRIQEKAARGEPPTNELLDGALLIAAGAFLLTPGVVTDAIGFLLAIPPTRYPIRTFLKRFVVIPQLDAKTNGFITGGVWTSGFPQGDADGSGNPFGGDDGPFGGNGSFESDDDGSSADVYDVDSDEYRVDDE, from the coding sequence GTGCGACTTCGGTACGTCATCCCCGCGCTGTTGCTCATCCCCCTCGTCGACGCCCTCCTACTGGTGGTCGTCGCCGACTACCTCGGGTGGCAAGCGACGGTGCTGCTGGTCGTGCTCACAGGACTGGTCGGCATGCTCCTCGTGCGCGCGGAGGGCCGCCACACGCTCAAACGGATTCAGGAGAAAGCCGCCCGCGGTGAGCCGCCGACGAACGAACTGCTCGACGGCGCGCTGCTCATCGCGGCGGGGGCGTTCCTCCTCACCCCGGGTGTGGTGACCGACGCCATCGGCTTCCTGCTCGCCATCCCGCCGACGCGCTACCCCATCCGGACGTTCCTCAAGCGGTTCGTGGTCATCCCCCAGTTGGACGCGAAGACGAACGGCTTCATCACCGGCGGCGTCTGGACGAGCGGCTTCCCGCAGGGCGACGCCGACGGCTCGGGCAACCCCTTCGGCGGCGACGACGGCCCCTTCGGCGGGAACGGGTCGTTCGAGTCCGACGACGACGGCAGTTCGGCGGACGTCTACGACGTGGATTCCGACGAGTACCGCGTTGACGACGAGTAA
- a CDS encoding hypothetical protein (KEGG: hbo:Hbor_07300 hypothetical protein) produces MADAVDDDLYQRATNLLEPGDIELVGCLVHTELSGQEDLEMHELTVALNDVIADHAAKGETYIYAGNDSEEFSSNQFQGKTIDDETFVWECQQLLREGSFDLVFYYEAGVDQAALTAAIEGLEHVDGVTPVP; encoded by the coding sequence ATGGCCGACGCCGTCGACGACGACCTTTATCAGCGAGCCACGAACCTACTTGAGCCGGGCGACATCGAGCTCGTAGGCTGTCTGGTCCACACCGAACTCTCCGGACAGGAAGACCTGGAGATGCACGAACTCACCGTCGCGCTCAACGACGTGATCGCCGACCACGCCGCGAAGGGGGAGACGTACATCTACGCGGGCAACGACAGTGAGGAGTTCTCTTCGAACCAGTTCCAGGGCAAGACCATCGACGACGAGACGTTCGTCTGGGAGTGCCAGCAGCTCCTCCGTGAGGGGTCGTTTGACCTCGTCTTCTACTACGAAGCCGGCGTGGACCAGGCGGCCCTGACCGCCGCAATCGAGGGGCTCGAGCACGTAGACGGCGTCACGCCGGTCCCCTGA